One genomic window of Solanum dulcamara chromosome 10, daSolDulc1.2, whole genome shotgun sequence includes the following:
- the LOC129871105 gene encoding uncharacterized protein LOC129871105 isoform X1 → MYRSFVTCDDPKGVIEGTTIKKFKTGPQNIEDHKDSKDVAKDLLKGAFDLQESLVMLGKLQEASEYMKKLRKRESGATGVGRTISERVVADHWYDNKVEFGKRSLSVDRSRDCYDELREVIRDSLARQNLLPPCCASEKARFDRRKVDLYQDFSPTSFTSSSESLIEKACVADARKLVMSPELPSTSSSQFASFDCSRDKEKPKVPNLIARLMGLEEVPSTPLHQKQLEKDKILKPRRPIFEIDLPKATKQSVINQKVDPKRRTLDGIIETMQFKGLLRCKSNNVISHQLKSSADDAPPIVIMKPVYAPELQAERFSTSSHDENPPDTKDSFGKRNLKEENSPANFTIYRKMQTRKVQKSSCIPEKGSKDHSEGTLPLTKNRASSPGRTKQPKKEVFERTQRAPGAKKSGEMKNAGPSNTTKVQDQSKRTTAKVMKLEKKSNAPEKLVAFQNSADSKRITAVAAHNSRNRKKNVKTDKSVKSSSIVPIVENMEHNDERDSDIAIKKVTSSEELPCEKVAEISQNVVSDNLKNGECSAAESTVPLFQCDDDVPLMEHTRYQIHLASTEKENLKSGAITRHILLSNESFLSRAEELFDTDAWEPTVWKTISVDNEMPNSTLVLDCANELLENIRSQRTLEISKSPVNMSRVSISFDKLLNEICDAIEVLKSYTKVDANSLSVDTLYALHKRDLSCNRLVSTAWDLGWRNAFTLDEVKHVVTDIEKHVLNGIIEDVLTEFTL, encoded by the exons ATGTACAGATCATTTGTCACTTGTGATGATCCCAAAGGTGTCATTGAAGGTACGACAATTAAAAAATTCAAGACCGGCCCTCAAAATATCGAAGATCATAAGGATTCAAAGGATGTTGCAAAAGATTTGTTGAAAGGAGCTTTTGATTTACAAGAGTCTTTAGTGATGTTGGGGAAATTGCAAGAAGCTTCTGAATATATGAAAAAGTTGAGGAAAAGAGAATCTGGTGCAACAGGTGTTGGCAGGACCATATCTGAACGTGTTGTTGCAGATCACTGGTATGATAACAAGGTGGAGTTTGGAAAGCGTAGTCTTTCTGTTGACCGTTCTCGTGATTGTTATGATGAGCTAAGGGAAGTAATAAGAGATAGCCTTGCTAGACAAAATCTGTTGCCACCATGTTGTGCTTCAGAAAAGGCTCGTTTCGATAGAAGAAAAGTAGACTTGTATCAAGATTTCTCGCCCACGAGCTTCACTAGCTCGAGTGAGTCATTGATAGAAAAGGCCTGTGTTGCTGATGCCAGAAAACTGGTTATGTCACCCGAGTTACCGTCCACTAGCTCAAGCCAATTTGCTTCTTTTGACTGTTCTCGAGACAAGGAGAAACCAAAAGTGCCAAATTTGATTGCAAGGTTAATGGGACTTGAAGAGGTTCCTTCAACACCCCTGCATCAGAAACAATTAGAGAAGGACAAGATTTTGAAGCCGAGAAGGCCTATATTCGAAATAGACTTGCCAAAGGCGACGAAGCAGTCTGTCATCAACCAGAAGGTGGATCCAAAACGGAGAACACTAGACGGAATAATTGAAACCATGCAATTCAAAGGCCTTTTGAGATGCAAGTCTAATAATGTGATCTCTCATCAATTGAAGAGTTCTGCTGATGATGCTCCTCCTATTGTGATCATGAAGCCCGTGTACGCTCCTGAACTGCAGGCAGAAAGGTTTTCGACCTCCAGCCATGATGAAAATCCTCCGGACACTAAAGATTCATTTGGTAAACGGAACTTAAAGGAAGAGAATTCACCTGCGAATTTCACTATCTACCGGAAAATGCAGACAAGAAAAGTTCAGAAGAGTAGCTGCATCCCCGAAAAAGGATCCAAGGACCATAGTGAGGGAACACTTCCTTTGACAAAAAATAGAGCTTCGTCTCCTGGAAGGACTAAGCAACCAAAGAAAGAAGTGTTTGAGAGAACTCAACGAGCTCCTGGTGCGAAGAAATCTGGAGAAATGAAAAATGCTGGTCCCAGTAACACTACTAAAGTTCAAGATCAAAGCAAGAGGACCACTGCTAAAGTGATGAAACTTGAGAAAAAGTCGAATGCACCAGAAAAACTTGTTGCATTCCAAAATAGCGCCGACTCAAAGAGAATCACAGCCGTTGCAGCACATAACTCCAGAAATAGGAAGAAGAATGTCAAAACTGACAAGTCAGTCAAGAGTTCCTCTATTGTCCCTATT GTTGAGAATATGGAACACAACGATGAACGAGACAGTGATATAGCCATAAAAAAGGTTACATCCTCAGAAGAGCTACCATGTGAGAAAGTGGCTGAAATCTCCCAGAATGTTGTCTCTG ATAATCTTAAGAATGGTGAATGTTCCGCAGCTGAATCTACCGTGCCATTATTCCAATGTGACGATGATGTCCCACTAATGGAGCACACTAGGTATCAAATCCATCTGGCTTCAACTGAGAAGGAAAACCTCAAATCTGGAGCCATTACACGACACATACTGTTGAGCAATGAATCGTTCCTCAGTCGGGCAGAGGAGCTTTTTGACACTGATGCATGGGAACCGACAGTATGGAAGACAATTAGTGTAGACAATGAAATGCCTAACAGCACACTAGTACTGGATTGCGCAAACGAATTGTTGGAAAACATAAGGTCTCAGCGCACCCTGGAAATATCAAAAAGTCCTGTTAACATGTCAAGAGTCTCCATCTCCTTCGACAAGTTGTTGAATGAAATTTGTGACGCGATTGAAGTCTTGAAAAGTTACACTAAGGTTGATGCCAATAGCCTTTCTGTTGATACTCTTTATGCGTTACACAAAAGAGATTTATCGTGCAACAGATTGGTTAGTACAGCATGGGATCTTGGTTGGAGGAATGCATTTACTCTGGATGAGGTTAAACATGTAGTGACTGACATTGAGAAGCATGTTTTAAATGGAATTATCGAGGATGTACTTACTGAATTCACACTGTAG
- the LOC129871105 gene encoding uncharacterized protein LOC129871105 isoform X2 has product MLGKLQEASEYMKKLRKRESGATGVGRTISERVVADHWYDNKVEFGKRSLSVDRSRDCYDELREVIRDSLARQNLLPPCCASEKARFDRRKVDLYQDFSPTSFTSSSESLIEKACVADARKLVMSPELPSTSSSQFASFDCSRDKEKPKVPNLIARLMGLEEVPSTPLHQKQLEKDKILKPRRPIFEIDLPKATKQSVINQKVDPKRRTLDGIIETMQFKGLLRCKSNNVISHQLKSSADDAPPIVIMKPVYAPELQAERFSTSSHDENPPDTKDSFGKRNLKEENSPANFTIYRKMQTRKVQKSSCIPEKGSKDHSEGTLPLTKNRASSPGRTKQPKKEVFERTQRAPGAKKSGEMKNAGPSNTTKVQDQSKRTTAKVMKLEKKSNAPEKLVAFQNSADSKRITAVAAHNSRNRKKNVKTDKSVKSSSIVPIVENMEHNDERDSDIAIKKVTSSEELPCEKVAEISQNVVSDNLKNGECSAAESTVPLFQCDDDVPLMEHTRYQIHLASTEKENLKSGAITRHILLSNESFLSRAEELFDTDAWEPTVWKTISVDNEMPNSTLVLDCANELLENIRSQRTLEISKSPVNMSRVSISFDKLLNEICDAIEVLKSYTKVDANSLSVDTLYALHKRDLSCNRLVSTAWDLGWRNAFTLDEVKHVVTDIEKHVLNGIIEDVLTEFTL; this is encoded by the exons ATGTTGGGGAAATTGCAAGAAGCTTCTGAATATATGAAAAAGTTGAGGAAAAGAGAATCTGGTGCAACAGGTGTTGGCAGGACCATATCTGAACGTGTTGTTGCAGATCACTGGTATGATAACAAGGTGGAGTTTGGAAAGCGTAGTCTTTCTGTTGACCGTTCTCGTGATTGTTATGATGAGCTAAGGGAAGTAATAAGAGATAGCCTTGCTAGACAAAATCTGTTGCCACCATGTTGTGCTTCAGAAAAGGCTCGTTTCGATAGAAGAAAAGTAGACTTGTATCAAGATTTCTCGCCCACGAGCTTCACTAGCTCGAGTGAGTCATTGATAGAAAAGGCCTGTGTTGCTGATGCCAGAAAACTGGTTATGTCACCCGAGTTACCGTCCACTAGCTCAAGCCAATTTGCTTCTTTTGACTGTTCTCGAGACAAGGAGAAACCAAAAGTGCCAAATTTGATTGCAAGGTTAATGGGACTTGAAGAGGTTCCTTCAACACCCCTGCATCAGAAACAATTAGAGAAGGACAAGATTTTGAAGCCGAGAAGGCCTATATTCGAAATAGACTTGCCAAAGGCGACGAAGCAGTCTGTCATCAACCAGAAGGTGGATCCAAAACGGAGAACACTAGACGGAATAATTGAAACCATGCAATTCAAAGGCCTTTTGAGATGCAAGTCTAATAATGTGATCTCTCATCAATTGAAGAGTTCTGCTGATGATGCTCCTCCTATTGTGATCATGAAGCCCGTGTACGCTCCTGAACTGCAGGCAGAAAGGTTTTCGACCTCCAGCCATGATGAAAATCCTCCGGACACTAAAGATTCATTTGGTAAACGGAACTTAAAGGAAGAGAATTCACCTGCGAATTTCACTATCTACCGGAAAATGCAGACAAGAAAAGTTCAGAAGAGTAGCTGCATCCCCGAAAAAGGATCCAAGGACCATAGTGAGGGAACACTTCCTTTGACAAAAAATAGAGCTTCGTCTCCTGGAAGGACTAAGCAACCAAAGAAAGAAGTGTTTGAGAGAACTCAACGAGCTCCTGGTGCGAAGAAATCTGGAGAAATGAAAAATGCTGGTCCCAGTAACACTACTAAAGTTCAAGATCAAAGCAAGAGGACCACTGCTAAAGTGATGAAACTTGAGAAAAAGTCGAATGCACCAGAAAAACTTGTTGCATTCCAAAATAGCGCCGACTCAAAGAGAATCACAGCCGTTGCAGCACATAACTCCAGAAATAGGAAGAAGAATGTCAAAACTGACAAGTCAGTCAAGAGTTCCTCTATTGTCCCTATT GTTGAGAATATGGAACACAACGATGAACGAGACAGTGATATAGCCATAAAAAAGGTTACATCCTCAGAAGAGCTACCATGTGAGAAAGTGGCTGAAATCTCCCAGAATGTTGTCTCTG ATAATCTTAAGAATGGTGAATGTTCCGCAGCTGAATCTACCGTGCCATTATTCCAATGTGACGATGATGTCCCACTAATGGAGCACACTAGGTATCAAATCCATCTGGCTTCAACTGAGAAGGAAAACCTCAAATCTGGAGCCATTACACGACACATACTGTTGAGCAATGAATCGTTCCTCAGTCGGGCAGAGGAGCTTTTTGACACTGATGCATGGGAACCGACAGTATGGAAGACAATTAGTGTAGACAATGAAATGCCTAACAGCACACTAGTACTGGATTGCGCAAACGAATTGTTGGAAAACATAAGGTCTCAGCGCACCCTGGAAATATCAAAAAGTCCTGTTAACATGTCAAGAGTCTCCATCTCCTTCGACAAGTTGTTGAATGAAATTTGTGACGCGATTGAAGTCTTGAAAAGTTACACTAAGGTTGATGCCAATAGCCTTTCTGTTGATACTCTTTATGCGTTACACAAAAGAGATTTATCGTGCAACAGATTGGTTAGTACAGCATGGGATCTTGGTTGGAGGAATGCATTTACTCTGGATGAGGTTAAACATGTAGTGACTGACATTGAGAAGCATGTTTTAAATGGAATTATCGAGGATGTACTTACTGAATTCACACTGTAG